In Oncorhynchus gorbuscha isolate QuinsamMale2020 ecotype Even-year linkage group LG02, OgorEven_v1.0, whole genome shotgun sequence, a single genomic region encodes these proteins:
- the LOC124009905 gene encoding protein sprouty homolog 3-like has translation MDPPPGRGPAPVRRDLDGLDLQQVPVLSLDQIRSIRASNDYVERPVALDHTSHSGFFYAHDDRYPITHGYPPQGYLHGYSQGYPSHAPLPRSQSQQQHAHLTHLSRSSTASSAMSRTSAASDQRLLAGLTPSHSGLASVVRSQPKGELKPEASLGKGLEEGEDLGLHLFICERCGRCKCQECCAPRSLPSYWVCRQRCLCSAQSVVEYGTCLCCVKGLFYHCSAQDDEDNCADRPCACTPAHACARWGTIGLLALCLPCLCCYPPARLCLALCQRAHDRATRPGCRCSNTNTVCRKISTSNPNPGHAPFRSKSLEKPV, from the coding sequence ATGGACCCTCCCCCGGGTCGTGGCCCTGCCCCAGTCAGGAGGGACCTGGATGGGCTGGACCTTCAGCAGGTGCCTGTCCTCTCCCTGGACCAGATTCGCTCCATCCGGGCCAGCAATGACTATGTGGAACGCCCCGTGGCCCTGGACCACACCTCACATTCTGGCTTCTTTTACGCCCACGACGACCGCTACCCCATCACCCATGGGTACCCCCCTCAAGGTTACCTTCATGGTTACTCTCAGGGGTACCCGTCCCACGCCCCTCTCCCCCGGAGTCAGAGCCAGCAGCAACACGCCCACCTGACCCATCTGAGTCGCTCCAGTACAGCCAGCTCAGCCATGTCCCGGACCAGCGCTGCCTCCGACCAGAGACTCCTGGCGGGTCTGACGCCCTCCCACTCTGGCCTGGCCTCAGTGGTGCGCTCCCAGCCTAAAGGAGAACTCAAGCCTGAGGCTTCCCTAGGTAAAggcctggaggagggagaggacctGGGCTTGCACCTGTTTATCTGTGAGCGCTGTGGGAGGTGTAAGTGTCAGGAGTGCTGCGCTCCGCGGAGCCTGCCGTCCTACTGGGTCTGTAGGCAGCGCTGCCTCTGCTCTGCTCAGAGTGTTGTGGAGTACGGCACCTGTCTGTGCTGCGTTAAGGGCCTGTTCTACCACTGCTCCGCTCAGGATGACGAGGACAACTGTGCCGACCGGCCCTGTGCTTGCACGCCCGCCCACGCCTGCGCTCGCTGGGGTACCATTGGCCTTCTGGCGCtgtgcctgccctgtctctgctgctaccCACCTGCCAGACTGTGCCTCGCCCTGTGCCAGCGGGCCCACGACCGAGCCACCCGCCCTGGCTGCCGCTGCAGCAACACCAACACCGTGTGCCGCAAGATCTCCACCTCCAACCCCAACCCCGGGCATGCCCCCTTCCGCAGCAAGTCCCTGGAGAAGCCTGTATGA